TGACTTAATATGTGACTGGAAGCCGTTGTCATCTCGGCACTGTTTCTTGCACACCTGGCAGTAATACCTTAGCTTTTGGAGGCCTCTGGCCTTCAACTGTTTGCTAATATACTTAGCTGTCCCTATTTCTGCCTTTGCCATTGGTTTATGTCTGCATAGCACAGTTTTGAATACTACTCATTCATCGGCATGGTCTGATAAAATAAGTGCTTTTTGGACTTTATAGCTGCCAAAATGACTCCCCACATCAACTTATAACCACCGCACCGCGCGACAACACATATGTATAGAAGGGTTACAAACCAATGGTCTAAGTTTGTCAGACAGTATTTAAATGCTAAGTTCAAACATTTTAAGTCTAATGAAAAACCTATATCCTTTAAAAGTCTCATCTCAAATCCCAGAAGAAATAAGCAGTTAGGTTTGGCTGTCGGTGGCTCTGTCGTGTTCTACTGCGCAAACTTGGATGCTGCTCCAGTTACTGGTAGAACTAGGTTCCTCTGGTTACCACGCTCAGTAGAACTTCTCGTAGGTGGCTATTCATACCAATCCAAACTGCAAGAGACagataaatatttgttaaGTCCAATCCATCCCGTGACTTTACGGGTCTCCAACTTATTCATGAAAGTTGTCGAGGCGGCACGTGCAGACCCTCAAGTGGACCATTCTCTCCTGGATGACATTGATTGGAAAATACATGTTGTGAATGATCCGTTAGCTCCTCCTAATGCGTTTGTTATGCCCGGCGGAAAAGTATTTGTATTCAGTAGCATTCTAGGTATCTGTAAGAATGACGATGGATTAGCTGCAGTTCTGGCTCATGAATTGGCTCACCAACTAGCTCGACATTCAGCAGAACAAATCTCTAAATCTATTATCTATTTAGGTTTAGAAGGTGTGTTATACGCTGTTACAGGTATGAGgatcttcaataatatgCTAGTAAATATGATACTAAAATTGCCAGCTTCGAGGGAAATGGAGACTGAAGCAGACCATATTGGGCTGATGATAATGTCTAGAGCATGTTTTAATCCTGATGAGGCAGTTCGTTTGTGGGAAAGAATGtcagattttgaaaagcaGTACAAGAGCGGCTCAGTGCGTTTAGAGTTTCTATCTACTCATCCACACAGTACTAGGAGAATTAAAGATATCTCCAAAAATTTGCTAAAGGCTCATGAACTGTACTCGCAATCAAATTGTGCTATAATCAATGGACATTATAGTaagtttcaaaatttcttcaatgccAATAGTAGATTTTAACAGGAAACttattttgttaattttACTTTTTCTATTTCTATTCAATTTGTATTCCAGacaattaaaaatatgatatCTATGGTAATTCATTTACAGCGGCTTCCtctttttgaaaccaataCGTACTGAAGAGTCCCCCTGGCTGTCCCTCTTCTTAATATCCTGGGACTCCTTTAAATTAGATGATTTTTCAGTATCCTTCCGAAGGTTGTCAagaaaaaccttttttgaCTGATAGCAAGCATTAATCTTTTTATCCAAATCATCTGGTTTTCTGTCAATATCTCTTTCATCATGTTCGTATAAACCATAAACTTCTTGCTTTGAGACTCTCCTAATATTGTAAAATATTCCACCATATTCCATCAACCAAAATGGATCAACTGCGGTGACCACGTTAATGTATTCTTTACTTGTTACTAAAAGTTCATGATACACGACATATGGCGGTGGATCACCCGAGGCAAACAAAGAACTTGTAGGGTGTAATTTTAATTCCATGGCATTTTTTAGATGATTATATTGGCTCAGTCCTGATTTTCGGGCAGCTTGACTTGTATATCCTGCACAAATACATTTTCTTATGATATCCCAATCTGCTCCTGAGGAAATTATTGGTACTCTCTCCTTTTTCATGACGCTAGCTAGCTgttctttaatatcatATGCTCTTCTCAATGAACGGTATTGTAAATAATGTTTGTTACACCAATCTGCAGAGAAGCGATTGGCTTTCCATTGTGCGAAGACATTCAGTAACGTTAAGTGGTCTGATTCAGGAATCAAAAACCTTGATCTTGCCTGGTCTGACTCATTTTGTCTCTCTCTTGGTCTGTAAAATACTTGTGGTACAGATAACATTGAAACAATTATGAGCATCTCTTCACTACAACCGCACTTTGCAGATAAGAGAAGTATTTTTGATAAGGATGGTTGTAATGGAAACTTAGCCATTTTTGTAGCCAAAGTTGtcaaatttccaaaattaTCAAGTGCCTCCAGTGACCATAGCTCAAATAGTGATTTCATCAAAGTTAGCACTGGAGGTCTGTCCATAAAGGGGAATGCAAGCAGGTCATGAATACCCAAAGACTTCAGTAGCAATAATGAACTGGCCAAATTTGTTCTCTGAATTTCTGGTATAGTTTGTTCGTACATATCTTCAACAGCTGAGTGTTCTGTGTACAGCCGATAAGCGATACCTGGTCCAGTTCGTCCTGCACGTCCTGATCTCTGGTTTGCATTAGCTAGCGAAATGGGTGTGATAGCCAAACTTTCCAAGCCAATTCTGGGATTGTATACCTTCAACTTAGAATACCCACAATCAATTACATATTTAATACCGTCAACTGTCAAAGATGTTTCAGCAATATTCGTAGCTACAACTATCTTCCGCTTGTTTGACTTGGCCTTCTTGAATACCTTACCTTGAATATCCGCTGGCAATGATGAATAAATTGGCAACACTTCGATGTCACGCAATGGATCCACTTCAACAAGTTTGCGTTTAACACGAATTTCGATTAATTTCTCCGTTAAATATTCACATGTGGTCTCAATGTCCTCCTGTCCGGTCataaatatcaaaatatcACCACTGGAAGCTGGAGAGGACAAATGTATATCAATAGCTTGAATTACAGCTGCTTCAACATAGTCGCTTACTGGAGCTCTTGTATAGTTGACTTGTACAGGAAATGTTCTTCCTGGTATAGTAAATTGAGGAGCACAACCGAAGAACTTTGAGAATTTATTTGCATTCATTGTTGCTGATGTAATTATAAGCTTTAAATCCCTCCTTACCAATAGTAAATTTTTAAGAATGCCAAGCAATATATCTGTGTTTAAAGATCGTTCATGTGCTTCATCTAATATTATGCATGAATAGTTATCCAATGTATCGTTCAATAATGCTTCACGCAGTAAAATACCATCAGTCATAAACTTTATTCGAGTATCTGCAGAAGTTTTGTCCTCAAACCTAATAGCATACCCAACTTCTTTACCGAGCTTAACATTCATTTCCAAGGCCACACGCTGTGCGACAGATATAGCGGCAACACGGCGCGGTTGTGTAATGCCTATCATTCTACTTGAATTAGAGAATCCGTCTTCGTAGAGATATTGGCCCAGTTGTGTGGTTTTACCAGAGCCTGTTTCACCAATGATTACGGTAACTTGGTTGTCACGTATTACCTGTAATAACTCAGATTTAACGCTGTAAGCGGGTAACGATTTACGTACCTCTTCAATCTCCGCATAAGACTGACTcacaacttcttcatcagcTTTCTGGTCTTCTTTGGTCTCTTTCTTAATACCTAATACCTTACCAACCACGGTCCCCACAATATTTGCTGTCTGCGCAGAATGAACTTTACGATCACGTTGAAGCTTCCTCGTAGCGACTATTTTGCTCCCCCTTCTGGCGTTGATGGAAAACTCACTATCTGGATTTTTAAAAGGATTTATCAATCCTCCTTTTGAAAGAGGATCGCTATCCAATGAGCCAATTATCACCGTTTCGCCAATGATATTATTGTAACTTCTAAGAAAAGGCGGTATGAGATTCTTGCGCTcattaaaagaaatagcTGTAAGACGAACTTCAGAATCGTATTCCATGTTAACCCTAGACGGCCTCTTCGTGCCTTCGTCCGGGATATTCGCAACCGGAATAACGTGCCCAACCGCTTCCTCATCGTTGTACCAATCTCTATCTTCAGCAATGTTCTCTGCCGTGGTAGATTCTATATCGTGCGTAAAGGGCAACTCATCCTCAGGTAATGCTGTGGATCTTAATTGTTTCATCTGCTCTTCGTCAACAGTAGAATCCAATGTCGGTACCTCAACAAAATCAGATCTTTCTGGGTATTGCACCATATCCCTCCTTTTGGTGTTGTGTTTTGTGTGCTCAGGATACTCCTTCAGCTGAGTTGCagcattttttgttattctCTTAAAGGCGACTTCCTTAATTCCAGATAAAGGTTTGGCAATTGGTGTGACTTCTGGTAAAAAGTCGTGTTCTTCATCGCTCTCATAAAAGCTCAAAGATATCGCCTTTTTCGTTCTAGCCTTGTTAGCAACTGAGGCACCCGACCGATGAATACTatcttccttttccttcGTACCCGCACCTACAACTAGATCAGATGCTACTTCAGATCCATTGATGCGTTGGAGAAGCTCTTTCAAAAAGTCCTCTTTGCCCTTGAACTTCCCTAAGGCGTTGCATGTCTTGACGAACTTTTTCTCATCTCTGCTATGAATTTTGGCTATACTCTTAATCGTTTCTACAAACCTTTCGGTAACCTTTGATTCTGTATTGTCTTGGATCAATTTCTGTAGATCTGATACCATTCTAGTTCATACATAATACGTGACCATTAACTACAGATTatgttgtttgttttattgGATGTTGTTTAAACTTCACGGTATTCCAACATTGAGATGCTCAATATCCAGTTTATAATTTATGACGTTCATATTCATCGACCATataatcacgtgatctaTAATTTCTCAAACCATATTTAAATccatatacatatgtacAATTATGCCAGTATATGATTCCAATCCCAAAGAGCAGTTAAATATCATCGAAACAGCTCCTGTTTCTTGTATTTTTCGCGGTAAGCTACCTCCCTCAtaaatagaaaattttcaaaatcactGATGAAGCTAAAATAGAGTGAAAAACATTAAAACTACTGAAACTATCTTCTACCAAACAAGTCAAAACCTATACATATAAGTAAATTCTCGACTATATGATTAGATTTATAAGAGGGTTTTCTGGGACTTCCTGTTCGCCAGCAGCCAAGGATCTTTCTAAGGCAATAGAAAAGTCCGGTTCTATACATCATTTACATGGTACACCAACAATTTACAACAAGACCTCATCAGCTTCGAACTATAAGGGCTATATGAAGGCTAAAATTCCACCTGGCACATACTTCACACCTGCgccatcatcatcaactgGCTCAAATAATAGTGAAACAATCCCGAAGAGTTTTCTTCCCAAGAACGACATAAGAAGGCAGTTTGTGGATAGATTAAGATCTAAGGATGCTTCTATATCGAAGAATGCTCCACCGTTGCAAGTAAAGGGTGAGAAAAGTTATCATTTGTCACCTCAGGAGATCAGGGAAATTATTAGATTGCGGAATGAAGATCCAGACAAATACACTAGGAAAGTTCTAGCCAAGAAATTTAATGTTAGCCCGTTGTTCATTTCAATAGTATCAGATGCACCTGCAGAAAGGAAGGCCGAAATGGACAAAAGGCTAGCAAGCATAAAGTTGAAGTGGCATCCAGGCAGAAAGGTAGCTAGAGAAGACagaaaaaagagaaaagaacTTTGGTATAGGGCCTAGTCACCTTCAATATACTAACTATATACTATACACATCTACTTACTACATGTAAATAAAGGTCCTCCTCCTCttataaatattataaaattcCACCGACCACTCATAACGATCACCGAATTTTGGCTTAAAAGCGCCGGTTCGGTCCCTTTCTATAACGACTCCTTATCACCTACCTGAAGGCACGGTATTGTGGAAACTTTTATTTAGATTGCTCTTATCTGACATCTCTTCCATCATCTCATACTCATCTCTCATCCTATACCACATGTCCCTAAATCGTTGCTCATCTATTGCATCAAGTATTCGCAATTCAAGTACTACGTCTAATCCAGCAGCCTGCACtattaaataaaagaaCCCATTCAGCTGTCGCTGTATAACTCGTTCGAAATCCTGCATGCATGCAACCACCTGCGTCTTGCAGAACACTAAATCACTAGTGTTCATATCTTCAAATCGTAAAATGTATCTTGGCACCCAGTCGTTTGCGTCAACTGGcattaattcttcaaaaacgGTTTTCCCTAACCATAATTTATGTTGTGACTCTTGATCACTAGTTTTTGTCTCAGGTAAGACGTTATACAACACACAAGTATTAACATCACGCCGATGCGTGACTATATACCTCTCCATACCACGAATACGTTCAAGTTCCGCTCTAGTGCACCACAATGCGAGATacttgtttcttttaaGGTTTCTATATGAACAGCAACCAGTTGTCACGAATGTATTGAAGAATGTACGGCATCGCATGTCTTGAGAACTGCATTTTGTCGTTTTGAAAACGACATATCAGCAAGTTTTATATAACCgctaataataaacctCAAGCTATCCGGGAACACGAAGGAATAAAGAGATTTAAGGAACCTAAAATGGTAGATTATTATAAGCAGAATGAATCAGAATACCAGGATGACATTCCAGAATTTCAGGATGAAGCtgaatttgatgattttcttAACAATGAAGAGTACGAGTTGATGAACGAGCTATTTCCTAGAGCAGTGAAAGAGTTACAAGAATATCAAGGGTGGGATAATCTATCGGTCAAGTTGGTTATCTTTgataatgaatttgattttcATAAAGCCATTATTGAGCTTAAAAGACGCTACAAGAAGAAAGGTATGTGTTAATGATCTAATTTGAACAGAAAACGGAACTAATTTGCCACTCTGTCGCAGCACTTTCCGTCCATATTTACTGCTTCACTAGTTTACATGATTCTTACTTCCTACTAACttggatttgaagaagcGAGAGAGTTTGGAGAGATTCGGTTGATCGTTGTGAAAATTTGCTGTGATTACTAACAACCCTCATTAACCCTCAATTATAGTGTCACTTTTAGAACAGTTAGCAAATTCTAAAGTTGCCGCTAAATCTGCTAGTGGTGTCAAACCAGACTTTTCAGCCACTTCATTGGAAGCCCTTAAGGGTTGCTCACGTATGTCATCTACTAGATATACGAGTGTAACCCTATTGGACGTATTAAAGGGGAAAAATGGTGAAAACAATAAGCCTAATATTAAGCCAAGGGGGGGCTTGGTATCTTTAATGCATGATAAATCTAATTTAAGAGTTGGACCCTCTTCTATACCTGGTCAAgtcaattcatcatcacttGCATCCAAACTATCATTGTTAAGATCCAGGCGTCCTAGAGCATCTAAAGAGCAAAAAGGGCTAAGTATGGCGACTAATAATGCTGCCATCAAGCCTGCTACGGTAGATAGCTGGTCAGCATTCCACGAATTATCAACGCGGATCTCTGCTTTCAAAGGTTCCTCCCTCTCGTatccaattcttcaaattaCCCATCTTATATTATCTGGGAGTGGTAGCAAATCTTTTGGAACACAAAGTGGTAAATTGAAGAGGAAGTCTGCTGATTTATGGACTGTTTATTATCCTAACAAACTAAATCCAGCTGCCAAAAAACAAGCAATTGAGAATTTTAAGAAGCCATCTCATGATGACATTGTCGTTGAGCATCAAAAGCAAGCATTTGAATTGGAGCTTGTCACTGGGAAAGTAGCTGATATGAAGGTTGAACCTCCTGTGAAGATCCCTACTACAACTAGTAAGAGTAACTTCACTGTAGAATACgaagatgacgatgaggatCAACATGGTATTTTgaatgaagaagttgtgaggaaatacaaaaaatcCTCTCAACCTACAAAACCTAAAGCTCCATTAGATTTATCTGCtcatttggaaaataaGAAGCCACATATATCATTTGTCGTCTTAGGTCATGTCGATGCAGGGAAATCTACCCTCATGGGTCGTCTCCTCTATGACGTTGGCGCTGTCGACAATACACTAATTCGGCAGCTAAAAAGAGAGTCGGAGCTGGCTGGGAAGGGTTCCTTCCATCTAGCATGGGTTATGGATCAAACCAGTGAGGAAAGGTCTCGTGGAGTTACTGTTGATATTTGTACTAGTTACTTTGAGACAGAATCCTGTGCTTTTACCGTAGTCGATGCTCCGGGTCACAAAGATTTTGTTCCTAATGCCATTGCTGGCGCCAGTGTTGCTGATGTAGCCATAATCGTCATTGATTGTGGCACTGATGCCTTTGAGTCTGGTTTCAATTTGGATGGTCAAACAAGAGAACATATATTGTTGGCCAGGTCATTGGGGgtgaaaaatattgttgtCGCCATGAATAAAATGGATACTGTAGAATGGTCTGAAGTTAGATTTAAGGAAATTAAATGGGAGTTGCAtcatttcttcaaagacTTAGGTATCAAGGAGAATAATATTTGCTGGGTCCCTTGTTCTGGCCTAATGGGTGAAGGTGTTTATAAAACCGAATATTCGGCCTGTAAGGCGTGGTACAGCGGATCTTCTTTGGTTTCAGAGTTAGAAAAGATATCTATTGACTTGTTTAAATTGGATCAAGAGAGAGTTCCTGTTGatccttttttgttttccatTTTGGATGTGACTCCTACTAATAAGGCTAATGAAGTCATCGTTTCAGGGAAGGTAGAAGCAGGCTCCATCCAGCCTGGAGAAACCATCACAATCTATCCATCTGAACAGGCTGTCTCAGTTGAAAACATCTATGTTGGAAATAAACTAACTCCTGTAAGAGTTGCTATTCAAAATGATTTCGTTAGTTTGAAGGTGCGCAATGCCCACTATGAAGATATTAAAGGAGGTGACTTGGCTTCTATTGTAGGTTTTGACATTCCCATCACAAATACGTTTACTTCCAGATTACTTACCTTAAAACTTGATAGACCACTATTGCCAGGTACAAATTTTATGTTGTTCAGGGGCTGCTCACAATATCCAGCGAGAGTTAAGTCGTTATTACAAACTGTAGACAAGATAAACCCatcaaaagttttaaagaagaaagtgAAACATTTGGGTTCCAATCAAGCCGCACTAGTGTcaattgaaatattggaTAATAGGTTACCAATGTTAACTGCTGGTGAAAACAAACGCCTGGGTAGAATTTTATTGAGGAAGGATGGTAAAACAATTGGCGCAGGAATTATTATGTCGCTTGACAGCTGATATATCTTGACACTATTTATTGCATATGCCATCTAATTTATATAATCaagaaataaaattaataagCCAAAAATAATAGCCATGTATATAACCAACTTAGCCGATTTACCTCCACGGTCTTGTGCCTTTCTTAGTTGACGGTTACCCTGTTGAATGTCCagttcaacatcatcattattgtCAAGCAATGTATTGATATTCTGCGTCTGAATCTGTAAATGAGTGCTCAATTCGTTTTGCAAAGATGCTACTTCCATGACCGCTTTGGACAATTTCTGCACTCTTTCAAGTTCCTGAGATTTTTGATTCAGTAGCTCTTCATGCTCTGTCTCTAAAACTTGTATCTGCTCCTGTGTGAGCTTGGACATGGTTTCTTTGTATTGCTTGATCTCGTCCTGCGTCGTTTCAATTGTCGGCGACTGTGCAACAGTGCCAACAGAGTTCGTCGGAACATACAAATGGGCATTAAAATCTATAGATTCCAGTTCTTTCTGTCGCGAGAGCCTTTCTCGCTGCATTTGGGATAAAAGCGATGAAGTAGACGTCAGCCACATGCCTAGTGATTGTAACACACCTGTCCTATACTGATTATTCGTGCTATGGAAATCCGCGACTTCCTGCGACCGTCCACTCAGCATGCCTACCAAGTCTAAACGTGTGCCCGATATAAATTTTGTATTTACAACCTTTTGTCGTTCCAGTTCATATTTCTCCATATGCTTGAGCTTCTCTAAATATTCTTGCAACTGTAACCTAACCTCAACATCAAAATCATTCTTCTCTTGTTCCGACATATCAACCTCGCCCAGATATTCTACTTGTAAAGACAAAATAACCTTCCTCAATTCTATTATATGCTTTAGAAGATCGCTACATTCCTCTAGAAATGTGTCGCTGACTGTAAATTTGGTTCTCCATtgcttcctcttcttgACCTCCACCTCTGATACTACTAATACATCTCCTTCCCTAGCTTCACCAATCACCTCCACGTATTTCCTAAACAAAGGCGTAAGGTTAGACATCACGAGAACACGCCTAACTTATGAACCAGCTttctataatattttaactAACTGTTCACTGCTCTTATTACTTGGCATTTTAAAGGTATGAAATGAACAATCGAATATAGTATCATTATGTACGTGTTAACATCATAGTTTACGAAACACgaattttggaattcttGTAATTTAACGCGTTCAATGGGCATCTCTCAACACTTATAAAAGGAACATCAGAAGCTCTATAGTTGATGGATTAACGTATTTCATCCAAGGGTAATAGGATAGATTGGTTTTATCTTCGCCATGACGGGGCAAGAAACACATGAGCAAAACAATGTTGAGAGTGGTAACCTGGAGGAGCAACAATACCTGGATCTCTGTGAGCGGATTATTCGAGAAGGTGAACTGAGACCAGATAGAACTGGGACGGGGACATATTCTTTATTTGCACCACCTCAGTTGCGTTTTGATCTGAGGGATGATGTATTCCCGTTGCTGACAACTAAAAGAGTATTTACTAAAGCGATAATTTTGGAGTTGCTGTGGTTCGTTACAGGGTGCACAGATGGGAGGAAGTTGTCTGAGCAAGGTGTGAGAATCTGGGATGGTAATGGTTCGAGGGAGTACCTTGATTCGATTGGCCTTCATGAACGTCGTGTTGGTGACCTTGGGCCTGTATATGGTTTCCAGTGGCGGCACTTTGGGGCCGAGTACAAGACATGCGATGATAATTACAGCGGACAAGGTGTAGATCAACTTATAGAAGTGATTCACAGGCTGAAACACAATCCTTATGATCGCAGGATTATCATGTCTGCATGGAATCCTGTAGATTTTCCAAAGATGGCGTTGCCTCCTTGTCATGTGTTTTCACAATTTTACGTTAGTTTCCCCGGAGGTGAGGGCTCTGTGCCTAGACTATCATGTTTATTATACCAACGATCATGTGACATGGGTTTAGGCGTGCCTTTTAATATTGCATCTTATGCTTTATTAACTAGGATGATCGCTATGGTATGTGATATGGAACCGGGGGAATTCATTCACACAATGGGCGACGCACATGTATACAAAGATCATGTAGACGCACTAAAAGAACAGTTGAGTAGAAATCCGAGGCCCTTTCCCAAACTAAAGATAAAGAGGAAAGTAACAGATATTGATGActttaaatttgaagattttgaaatcaCGGATTATAATCCGCATGGCAAGAttcaaatgaaaatgagTGTTTAGTTAATTATATAAGATTACATATACTTACGAAGAGTACTTAACGATGCCTGTTGCCAGAAAAAATAGGCAGCTATAATTAAACTTTAAAAGGGGTAACTTTCTTAATTCCTTGTCTTTCTGCCTTTGCTCTGGCCCTATGCGTTTTTGGCATGCTGCTGCATTTTGCACCCCCAATCAAATCAAAGACCGATAGATCGTCCTCACTCAGTCGAAAGCTAGATTTTGATGACTCATCGATATAATATGAGTTCTCGTCGCTAATATCACCAACTATGGGCTTTTTTGAAAGcacttttttgtttttttggttAACATATCGTTTGTTCGTTATATCTTTCAGCACCATTGGTTTTCTAATAGGTGACTCGTTGATACGCCGCTCCTTTAAAACAGGAGGAAGTTGTAGAACGATCTTGTTTTTCTCGTTATTTTCTGAAATTATTTGTTCCTCTATGTGTTCTTGTTCGTTTACCTCTGCTTCATTCCTATTTCTATTGTCATCAATGCTATTCTCTTCCTTGTGTaatgattttgaatgatTCAGTTCTTCACAACGTGCAGATCCAACACCTTTTGATTTTCTTAGCCGGCGGTTAGTGGTGACCTGAAGTTCGTGAATGTCTGTCACAGTTGTAGCATCAACTAGTTTATCGGTCGGCCTCCTCATCTTTGCTCTAAGTGATGGCCATTTGTAATCAACTGCCTTACCCCTTGTTCTCCTAGGCCTTGTTGAATCATTGTAGCCATTTTGAGGCATCACTTCGTCCACCACAATCTTCCGTTGATTCAAACGTGGAGGCTTCATGGAATGTTTGATCTTAGATTGTGATGATAACGGTATCTGTACGAAGGGCATCTTTGAGGAAATCAATTCAGAGTGGTCCTGCAAGTTAGTAGCTACTACAAATGTtgtttctttctctttgtTATCTTTGTAAACTTCTAGTTTAGATTTACTTGTATTAGAAACCTCTGCtgattcatcttcttcctctggGATAAAATATTCTATAATCGAATGTGTGAAGTTTGCTGTTTCGTCATGTTGGTTATCATCTCTTAAATCCTTTTCGGCATCCAAAATCTCCTCATctagttcttcttctcgTTCATCCTCCTCCAACTCAGTTGTACGTAATCCTTGTGTTTTTTGCATAGAGGCGGCTTCCTGCGAGTTCATGTGCTCATTATCTATATCGTCATGATTCATTTCCTCA
This region of Eremothecium cymbalariae DBVPG#7215 chromosome 4, complete sequence genomic DNA includes:
- the SGO1 gene encoding Sgo1p (similar to Ashbya gossypii ADR218W) codes for the protein MGRALKRTGRGKQQSNSVQEYLDLISLQKQQFEQMRSNYTQQNSQLAKSNSMLMIKVADLETKISELVQENVQLRSRVSVTELKFKERLNESFNLLEHDVLQRFDDVVNLFTVIREQQGLQECGIANKKSTLKRFKNTEYGISSPKVVEFNVPINKDNCNNHTESTNEVECSNQQLNDSSSIEINLEETQPLKKKRRKSSRRESLFIPSDFDFSNDSLENALKDFESPKPTDEDRRSIATGTINEEMNHDDIDNEHMNSQEAASMQKTQGLRTTELEEDEREEELDEEILDAEKDLRDDNQHDETANFTHSIIEYFIPEEEDESAEVSNTSKSKLEVYKDNKEKETTFVVATNLQDHSELISSKMPFVQIPLSSQSKIKHSMKPPRLNQRKIVVDEVMPQNGYNDSTRPRRTRGKAVDYKWPSLRAKMRRPTDKLVDATTVTDIHELQVTTNRRLRKSKGVGSARCEELNHSKSLHKEENSIDDNRNRNEAEVNEQEHIEEQIISENNEKNKIVLQLPPVLKERRINESPIRKPMVLKDITNKRYVNQKNKKVLSKKPIVGDISDENSYYIDESSKSSFRLSEDDLSVFDLIGGAKCSSMPKTHRARAKAERQGIKKVTPFKV